One Scophthalmus maximus strain ysfricsl-2021 chromosome 1, ASM2237912v1, whole genome shotgun sequence genomic region harbors:
- the si:dkey-6n21.13 gene encoding P2Y purinoceptor 3: protein MKVTQFIRMSSRGGVPPNISVSVLHTVLSSWSPSPSITPPSPSCSIDESYKYIFLPICYSFTFLFSIFLNSVVLYRSFCQTKRWNASLIYMVNLASTDFMYGLSLPFLVASYIMRDRWVFGDFMCRLVRFLFYFNLYCSIFFLTCISVHRYLGICHPMKVITLETKKAVKCTCVLVWIVVFALTCPIFRFAQTGHVTRLGGTGTNVSGTDNQSHEIPSINVNASHGNLEGVIEEYQNCWDDAIDKEFPDYVPYGIILHLLGFFVPFSIIAWCYSHVVLTIFRTLHSRPSSHRGPREGGHEGVEKRERRSSAILGRERRGSNGMSRAVGRDKGMSIYLGAHSPYANRRRKSIKTIITITLLFALCFLPFHVTRTIFLLLKVTNRVPCHTMTMVSMCYKITRPLASFNAWLNALLYFLTKDKACCQTVNSNTRQHGGHLLPLRMMGKAEDAEDGEMEDGMDNKENKAFHNSPAYMNRAKVRYIVE, encoded by the coding sequence ATGAAAGTTACTCAATTCATCAGAATGTCATCCAGAGGTGGGGTTCCTCCCAACATCAGTGTCTCGGTGCTCCATACCGTGCTCAGTTCCTGgtcaccctctccctccatcacccctccatctccatcttgCAGCATAGATGAATCCTACAAGTACATCTTCCTCCCCATCTGTTACTCTTTCACATTCCTCTTCAGCATTTTCCTTAACTCTGTCGTCCTCTACCGCTCGTTCTGCCAGACCAAGCGCTGGAATGCCTCTCTCATCTACATGGTCAACCTGGCCTCTACAGACTTCATGTACGGCCTGTCACTGCCATTCCTTGTGGCTAGTTACATCATGCGTGACCGTTGGGTCTTTGGGGACTTCATGTGCCGCCTGGTCCGTTTTCTCTTCTACTTTAACCTTTACTGCTCGATCTTCTTCCTCACTTGCATCTCTGTCCACAGATACCTCGGTATCTGCCACCCAATGAAAGTCATCACACTGGAGACCAAGAAGGCTGTGAAGTGCACTTGTGTTCTGGTTTGGATTGTAGTTTTTGCTTTGACCTGCCCTATCTTCCGGTTTGCTCAGACTGGTCATGTGACAAGACTGGGGGGGACTGGCACCAATGTAAGCGGTACTGACAACCAAAGCCATGAGATACCATCAATCAATGTTAATGCAAGCCATGGTAACCTGGAAGGGGTCATTGAGGAATACCAGAACTGTTGGGACGATGCCATAGATAAGGAGTTTCCTGATTACGTACCCTATGGCATCATACTCCATTTGCTGGgcttttttgtgcctttttccATAATTGCTTGGTGCTACTCTCATGTTGTTCTAACCATATTTAGAACTCTGCATTCACGGCCCTCATCCCACAGAGGTCCAAGAGAGGGCGGACATGAAGGAgtggagaaaagggagagaaggagctCTGCAATACtcggaagagaaagaagaggaagcaaTGGAATGTCAAGGGCAGTGGGAAGAGATAAAGGGATGTCCATTTATCTTGGCGCCCACTCCCCATATGCCAATCGCAGACGTAAATCTATCAAGACTATTATCACCATCACTCTCCTCTTTGCTCTGTGTTTCCTCCCCTTTCATGTAACTAGGACAATCTTCCTCCTGTTGAAAGTGACAAATAGGGTCCCCTGTCACACCATGACCATGGTCTCCATGTGCTATAAGATTACGAGGCCTTTGGCATCATTCAACGCATGGCTCAATGCCCTCCTTTACTTTCTAACTAAAGACAAGGCCTGCTGCCAAACGGTAAACAGCAACACCCGACAACATGGTGGCCATTTGTTGCCTCTAAGGATGATGGGAAAAGCAGAGGATGCcgaggatggagagatggaagaCGGAATGGATAATAAGGAGAATAAAGCATTTCACAACAGTCCAGCATACATGAACAGAGCAAAAGTCAGATACATAGTTGAATGA